In a genomic window of Equus przewalskii isolate Varuska chromosome 4, EquPr2, whole genome shotgun sequence:
- the C4H7orf78 gene encoding putative uncharacterized protein C7orf78 homolog isoform X3, translating to MEKNLLPPPQPEMKVNVWEIKPPDFSYKLYKSMRCPEKPSRTMKEEQKRKKSNFQETVLHLPSIRKHPEKAAPPKFITTFPHVDSHKANLMFVKSGKYPNGVYFNPKPHDFRQYQRNLPNFVTTYERDPFGLKFKSQHLSVAHGCQLLKDDEHKNSMERFITYKPRERTWDSKLILPKAPWPVRSGSYTRHKRQRDAYSAFMDRVEEKFTKTCFSGILENYQ from the exons atggaaaaaaatctcctGCCACCACCACAACCTGAAATGAAAGTCAACGTATGGGAAATAAAGCCTCCTGATTTTAGTTACAAACTGTATAAATCTATGAGATGTCCAGAAAAACCATCAAGGACCATgaaggaagaacaaaagagaaaaaaaagcaattttcaaGAAACAGTGCTTCACCTGCCCAGTATAAGGAAGCATCCTGAGAAGGCCGCACCTCCCAAGTTTATAACTACATTCCCACATGTGGATTCACACAAAGCGAACTTAATGTTTGTGAAGAGTGGAAAATATCCAAATGGTGTATACTTCAATCCAAAACCACATGACTTTAGACAG TACCAACGTAATTTACCGAACTTTGTGACAACTTATGAACGGGATCCTTTTGGATTAAAATTTAAGTCACAACACTTAAGTGTAG CACATGGGTGCCAGTTGCTGAAAGATGATGAACACAAGAACAGTATGGAAAGATTTATCACCTACAAGCCTCGGGAACGCACTTGGGATTCAAAACTAATTTTACCAAAAGCTCCGTGGCCGGTTAGATCTGGTTCCTACACG AGACATAAACGGCAGCGGGATGCGTACAGTGCATTTATGGATCGTGTAGAAGAAAAGTTTACCAAGACAT gTTTCAGTGGAATTCTGGAAAACTACCAGTGA
- the C4H7orf78 gene encoding putative uncharacterized protein C7orf78 homolog isoform X4: MEKNLLPPPQPEMKVNVWEIKPPDFSYKLYKSMRCPEKPSRTMKEEQKRKKSNFQETVLHLPSIRKHPEKAAPPKFITTFPHVDSHKANLMFVKSGKYPNGVYFNPKPHDFRQYQRNLPNFVTTYERDPFGLKFKSQHLSVAHGCQLLKDDEHKNSMERFITYKPRERTWDSKLILPKAPWPVRSGSYTRHKRQRDAYSAFMDRVEEKFTKTCKQRFQWNSGKLPVMMS, encoded by the exons atggaaaaaaatctcctGCCACCACCACAACCTGAAATGAAAGTCAACGTATGGGAAATAAAGCCTCCTGATTTTAGTTACAAACTGTATAAATCTATGAGATGTCCAGAAAAACCATCAAGGACCATgaaggaagaacaaaagagaaaaaaaagcaattttcaaGAAACAGTGCTTCACCTGCCCAGTATAAGGAAGCATCCTGAGAAGGCCGCACCTCCCAAGTTTATAACTACATTCCCACATGTGGATTCACACAAAGCGAACTTAATGTTTGTGAAGAGTGGAAAATATCCAAATGGTGTATACTTCAATCCAAAACCACATGACTTTAGACAG TACCAACGTAATTTACCGAACTTTGTGACAACTTATGAACGGGATCCTTTTGGATTAAAATTTAAGTCACAACACTTAAGTGTAG CACATGGGTGCCAGTTGCTGAAAGATGATGAACACAAGAACAGTATGGAAAGATTTATCACCTACAAGCCTCGGGAACGCACTTGGGATTCAAAACTAATTTTACCAAAAGCTCCGTGGCCGGTTAGATCTGGTTCCTACACG AGACATAAACGGCAGCGGGATGCGTACAGTGCATTTATGGATCGTGTAGAAGAAAAGTTTACCAAGACATGTAAGCAGAG gTTTCAGTGGAATTCTGGAAAACTACCAGTGATGATGTCCTAA
- the C4H7orf78 gene encoding putative uncharacterized protein C7orf78 homolog isoform X1, which yields MEKNLLPPPQPEMKVNVWEIKPPDFSYKLYKSMRCPEKPSRTMKEEQKRKKSNFQETVLHLPSIRKHPEKAAPPKFITTFPHVDSHKANLMFVKSGKYPNGVYFNPKPHDFRQYQRNLPNFVTTYERDPFGLKFKSQHLSVAHGCQLLKDDEHKNSMERFITYKPRERTWDSKLILPKAPWPVRSGSYTRHKRQRDAYSAFMDRVEEKFTKTCKQRQLMDPNNIELPEISPECSSSMHFLMRTPRDCGIILDSRKICTPPRQRHKKVLKQQIFQTKVVYLEISLLQQR from the exons atggaaaaaaatctcctGCCACCACCACAACCTGAAATGAAAGTCAACGTATGGGAAATAAAGCCTCCTGATTTTAGTTACAAACTGTATAAATCTATGAGATGTCCAGAAAAACCATCAAGGACCATgaaggaagaacaaaagagaaaaaaaagcaattttcaaGAAACAGTGCTTCACCTGCCCAGTATAAGGAAGCATCCTGAGAAGGCCGCACCTCCCAAGTTTATAACTACATTCCCACATGTGGATTCACACAAAGCGAACTTAATGTTTGTGAAGAGTGGAAAATATCCAAATGGTGTATACTTCAATCCAAAACCACATGACTTTAGACAG TACCAACGTAATTTACCGAACTTTGTGACAACTTATGAACGGGATCCTTTTGGATTAAAATTTAAGTCACAACACTTAAGTGTAG CACATGGGTGCCAGTTGCTGAAAGATGATGAACACAAGAACAGTATGGAAAGATTTATCACCTACAAGCCTCGGGAACGCACTTGGGATTCAAAACTAATTTTACCAAAAGCTCCGTGGCCGGTTAGATCTGGTTCCTACACG AGACATAAACGGCAGCGGGATGCGTACAGTGCATTTATGGATCGTGTAGAAGAAAAGTTTACCAAGACATGTAAGCAGAG GCAGCTGATGGACCCAAACAACATAGAGCTTCCAGAAATTTCTCCTGAATGTTCATCATCAATGCATTTCCTTATGAGAACACCAAGGGATTGTGGCATCATCCTGGATTCTAGGAAAATATGCACCCCCCCCCGCCAGAGGCACAAAAAAGTTCTAAAACAACAAATTTTTCAAACTAAAGTTGTCTACCTTGAAATTTCTTTGTTGCAACAGAGATAA
- the C4H7orf78 gene encoding putative uncharacterized protein C7orf78 homolog isoform X2: MEKNLLPPPQPEMKVNVWEIKPPDFSYKLYKSMRCPEKPSRTMKEEQKRKKSNFQETVLHLPSIRKHPEKAAPPKFITTFPHVDSHKANLMFVKSGKYPNGVYFNPKPHDFRQYQRNLPNFVTTYERDPFGLKFKSQHLSVAHGCQLLKDDEHKNSMERFITYKPRERTWDSKLILPKAPWPVRSGSYTVSVEFWKTTSDDVLISGFRNTVGAAHIPSVFVIPHISA; this comes from the exons atggaaaaaaatctcctGCCACCACCACAACCTGAAATGAAAGTCAACGTATGGGAAATAAAGCCTCCTGATTTTAGTTACAAACTGTATAAATCTATGAGATGTCCAGAAAAACCATCAAGGACCATgaaggaagaacaaaagagaaaaaaaagcaattttcaaGAAACAGTGCTTCACCTGCCCAGTATAAGGAAGCATCCTGAGAAGGCCGCACCTCCCAAGTTTATAACTACATTCCCACATGTGGATTCACACAAAGCGAACTTAATGTTTGTGAAGAGTGGAAAATATCCAAATGGTGTATACTTCAATCCAAAACCACATGACTTTAGACAG TACCAACGTAATTTACCGAACTTTGTGACAACTTATGAACGGGATCCTTTTGGATTAAAATTTAAGTCACAACACTTAAGTGTAG CACATGGGTGCCAGTTGCTGAAAGATGATGAACACAAGAACAGTATGGAAAGATTTATCACCTACAAGCCTCGGGAACGCACTTGGGATTCAAAACTAATTTTACCAAAAGCTCCGTGGCCGGTTAGATCTGGTTCCTACACG gTTTCAGTGGAATTCTGGAAAACTACCAGTGATGATGTCCTAATTTCAGGCTTCAGAAACACTGTGGGTGCCGCCCACATCCCCTCAGTCTTTGTCATTCCCCACATTTCTGCCTAA